Below is a genomic region from Leptospira yasudae.
ATCGCCGTAATTTCGATTACCATCTATCAAAAGAACAAATCCGAAAAAGCGTTAGCGTCCCTAAAGGAGCTTTCGCCTCTGCGCGCAAGGGTGATTCGAGACGGGAAAATCGACGTCATACCATCGCGAGAAGTCGTCCCCGAAGATATCATCATCCTTCAAGAGGGGGATCGAATCCCGGCGGATGGATCTCTGCTATTCTCCTTAAATCTAAACGTAGACGAATCCCTTCTCACCGGAGAATCGGACGGGATTCCGAAAGAAGCCGACGAGAACGTTCCAAGTTCTTCAAAGAATCGAAAGAACAAAGTATTTGCGGGAAGCACGGTTCTTTCGGGAGAAGGCGTCGTCCAGGTAACCGCAACGGGTGATCGCACGGAAATCGGAAAGATCGGAACGGAATTTCGTCAAATCGCCCAATCGGAAAGTCCGCTTCAAGCGGAAACGAAACGATTTACGATCGTATTCTCCTTATTCGCCGGAATATTATGTATTTTTCTAATATTAGGATTCGGTTATAGAACGGGGCGCTGGCTCGAAGCGGTTCTTGCGGGATTAACTTTTTCCATGGCTGTTCTACCGGAGGAAATTCCAGTCGTATTGAGTGTCTTCTTTTCCTTAGGCGCTTGGAGAATTTCGAAAATCGGAGTATTGACGAAAGAATTGAGCGCGATCGAGACGTTAGGCGCAGCGACCGTGTTATGCGTCGATAAAACCGGAACCCTTACCGAAAACAAAATGAAAGTGCGGGGATTATACTGCGACGGGGAATATTTAGAATGCGATTCTAAACTTACTGAAATTCCGGAATCGTTTCATCGCCTTTTGGAATTCGCGCTGCTTGCTTCTAAAAAGGATCCTTACGATCCTATGGAGAAGGCGATTCAAGAATTGGGAATCGAGTTTCTTTCGGGTACGGAACACATTCATTTCGACTGGGAACTCAAAAAGGAATATCCGTTATCGTCGAAACTGATGGCCCTGAGTTACGCTTGGCTATCCGATGAAAGCGTCGAAACTCTTTCCGTAGGAGCGAAGGGAGCGCCAGAGGCGATTTTCGATCTTTGTCATTTGTCCCAAGAACGAAGCCGCGAGTTGGGGGACGTTGTCGAAAAATATTCTTCGAAAGGATTTAGAATCTTGGGAGTTGCGAAATCGAGCGTATCGAAACAAAAACTTCCCGAAGATCAACACGATCTGAATTTCGAGTTTTTAGGTTTTGTACTTTTGGAAGACCCCATTCGAGAATCCGTTCCTAATTCGGTTTCCGAATGTAAACGCGCAGGGATTAAGATCGTTATGATTACGGGAGATCACGCGGGAACCGCCAAGTCCATCGCGAACCAAATCGGCTTTGATCGTTCCGATGGAGTGCTCAGCGGAGACGAGTTGGAATCGTTAAACGACTCCGAGTTGGCGTCGCGTTTAGGCGACGTTCGTATCTTTTGTAGAATTCTTCCGCATCAGAAGTTAAGACTCGTTCGTTGTTTTCAAAACAAAGGAGAGATCGTTGCGATGACGGGAGACGGCGTGAATGACACACTCGCGTTACAAGCCGCGCATATCGGAATCTCCATGGGAAAAAGAGGGACGGACGTAGCCCGAGAAGCTTCGGATCTTGTCCTCTTGGATGATAATTTTTCATCGATCGTAAAAGCGATCCTCTTGGGAAGAAGAATTTACGAGAATATTCGAAAGAGCGTCTCCTACATTTTTTCCGTTCATATCCCGATTATCGGAATGTCGATTCTTCCCGTGTTTACGGGAGATCCGATTTATTTTTTTCCCGCTCATGTCTTATTATTGGAATTAATTATAGATCCTGCATGTACTCTCGTGTTCGAAGGCGTGGAAGCCGACAGACGTATTCTGGATTCGCCTCCTCGAAAGAGAAAGGAAAATCTGATCAGTTTTCGAGGCGTATCTCTTAGCTTATTCCGAGGAGGGTTGATTCTTGCCGTACTCGTTCTGTTTACTTTTTGGGGAAAACACGAACACTGGACTTACGAAAAAATCCGTGCGCTTGGTTTTATCGGTTTAGTCTCCTCGAATCTGGGAATGATTCTGATCCATCTTTCGGAAGAAATCCCTTTTTATAAAATTCCGTTTCGGAACAATTCCGTCGCCTATTGGATCATATCGCTCACGATTCTCCTATTTGCGATCATCTTTCAGTTCGAATCTCTTAGAAAACTTTTCGGTTTCGAAGTGATTCCGTTCAGCGAAGCGCTTGGTGCGATTGGGGTAGGTTTAGCGG
It encodes:
- a CDS encoding cation-translocating P-type ATPase, translating into MTIIKSDKEYISKGQTSEEAEQKLKRFGPNELSTHKRSFLKDILSVISEPMLILLILCGSVYGLLGNLDETAMLSVAVIAVISITIYQKNKSEKALASLKELSPLRARVIRDGKIDVIPSREVVPEDIIILQEGDRIPADGSLLFSLNLNVDESLLTGESDGIPKEADENVPSSSKNRKNKVFAGSTVLSGEGVVQVTATGDRTEIGKIGTEFRQIAQSESPLQAETKRFTIVFSLFAGILCIFLILGFGYRTGRWLEAVLAGLTFSMAVLPEEIPVVLSVFFSLGAWRISKIGVLTKELSAIETLGAATVLCVDKTGTLTENKMKVRGLYCDGEYLECDSKLTEIPESFHRLLEFALLASKKDPYDPMEKAIQELGIEFLSGTEHIHFDWELKKEYPLSSKLMALSYAWLSDESVETLSVGAKGAPEAIFDLCHLSQERSRELGDVVEKYSSKGFRILGVAKSSVSKQKLPEDQHDLNFEFLGFVLLEDPIRESVPNSVSECKRAGIKIVMITGDHAGTAKSIANQIGFDRSDGVLSGDELESLNDSELASRLGDVRIFCRILPHQKLRLVRCFQNKGEIVAMTGDGVNDTLALQAAHIGISMGKRGTDVAREASDLVLLDDNFSSIVKAILLGRRIYENIRKSVSYIFSVHIPIIGMSILPVFTGDPIYFFPAHVLLLELIIDPACTLVFEGVEADRRILDSPPRKRKENLISFRGVSLSLFRGGLILAVLVLFTFWGKHEHWTYEKIRALGFIGLVSSNLGMILIHLSEEIPFYKIPFRNNSVAYWIISLTILLFAIIFQFESLRKLFGFEVIPFSEALGAIGVGLAASFVWEFKKMISRNKPIEA